One genomic segment of Amycolatopsis sp. WQ 127309 includes these proteins:
- a CDS encoding 4Fe-4S single cluster domain-containing protein → MELLNLHRIVDVTAAEGPGLRCAVWTQGCSVRCPGCFNPQTWTTRGGTLLPWQELASRVLAVEGIEGVTLLGGEPFDQPEPLGAFASAVRAEGLSVMTFTGRVLEDLPPSKLLEATDLLVDGPYLADRQETSRPWVGSVNQRFHFLTDRYDESIFTTPNRLELRIATDGSVELNGFATTEVLEALLEGDHR, encoded by the coding sequence ATGGAACTCCTGAACCTCCACCGGATCGTCGACGTCACCGCCGCCGAAGGGCCCGGCCTGCGGTGCGCGGTGTGGACCCAGGGCTGCTCGGTGCGCTGCCCCGGCTGCTTCAACCCGCAGACGTGGACGACCCGCGGCGGCACGCTTCTGCCGTGGCAGGAGCTGGCTTCGCGCGTCCTGGCGGTCGAGGGCATCGAAGGCGTCACGCTGCTCGGCGGCGAGCCGTTCGACCAGCCGGAACCCTTGGGCGCGTTCGCTTCCGCCGTGCGCGCGGAAGGGCTTTCGGTGATGACGTTCACCGGGCGCGTGCTGGAAGACCTGCCGCCGTCGAAGCTGCTCGAGGCGACGGATCTGCTGGTGGACGGGCCTTATCTGGCCGACCGGCAGGAGACGTCACGGCCGTGGGTCGGCTCGGTCAACCAGCGGTTCCACTTCCTGACCGACCGGTACGACGAGTCGATCTTCACCACGCCGAACCGGCTCGAACTGCGGATCGCCACCGACGGATCCGTGGAACTGAACGGGTTCGCCACCACCGAAGTACTCGAAGCGCTGCTCGAAGGGGATCACCGATGA
- a CDS encoding VOC family protein, translated as MSPTFTGVHHLKFPATDLAATLAWFRTALGAERLPDFDHRDHDGVLFGVIVRLPGLDVPVELRQWPEAAEATEGYDPVTFAVADRAALEDWVRHFDAAGVAHSPVLAGFAGHLVDLRTPDGLAIRLYTRLPDDPASIDMDPAHTDLGSTWLGK; from the coding sequence ATGAGCCCGACCTTCACCGGCGTACACCACCTGAAGTTCCCGGCGACCGACCTGGCCGCGACGCTCGCCTGGTTCCGCACCGCGCTGGGCGCGGAACGCCTGCCGGACTTCGACCACCGCGACCACGACGGCGTCCTGTTCGGGGTGATCGTGCGGTTGCCGGGTCTCGACGTCCCCGTCGAACTCCGGCAGTGGCCGGAGGCGGCCGAGGCGACCGAGGGGTACGACCCGGTCACGTTCGCCGTGGCCGACCGCGCCGCGCTCGAGGACTGGGTCCGGCACTTCGACGCCGCCGGCGTGGCGCACTCGCCCGTCCTGGCCGGCTTCGCCGGTCACCTCGTCGACCTGCGCACCCCGGACGGCCTGGCGATCCGGCTGTACACGCGGCTGCCGGACGACCCCGCGTCGATCGACATGGACCCGGCGCACACCGACCTCGGCAGCACGTGGCTCGGCAAGTGA
- a CDS encoding cold-shock protein gives MPTGKVKWYDVEKGFGFVTQDDGGADVYIRKAALPQGIEGLKAGQRLEFGVADGRRGPQALSVRLIDPPPSVAEARRRPAEELHGLIEDMIKLIELKVQPDLRRNRYPDKKNTKQIGEIMRAVARDLDP, from the coding sequence GTGCCGACCGGCAAGGTCAAGTGGTACGACGTGGAGAAGGGCTTCGGTTTCGTCACGCAGGACGACGGTGGCGCCGACGTCTACATCCGCAAGGCCGCGCTGCCGCAGGGCATCGAGGGGCTCAAGGCCGGACAGCGGCTCGAGTTCGGCGTCGCCGACGGCCGTCGCGGGCCGCAGGCGCTCTCCGTCCGGCTGATCGACCCGCCGCCGTCCGTCGCCGAGGCCCGTCGCCGCCCGGCCGAGGAGCTGCACGGCCTGATCGAGGACATGATCAAGCTGATCGAGCTGAAGGTGCAGCCGGACCTGCGGCGCAACCGCTACCCGGACAAGAAGAACACCAAGCAGATCGGCGAGATCATGCGCGCCGTGGCCCGGGACCTCGATCCCTGA
- a CDS encoding HAD family hydrolase: protein MGITVGFDLDMTLIDARPGMEAAMNRLGVEAGLPLDGAAFAANLGPPLDDALRGFEAPEERIPGLIDRFRALYPDMVVPSTVALPGAAESLRAVRAAGGRTLVVTGKYAPNAQLHVDALGLDVDEVVGELWSTRKAEALLAHDARVYVGDHAGDVRGALAAGAIPVGVTTGPCDRALLLREGAEVVFDSLTEFPDWFERTFAGSVVP from the coding sequence GTGGGCATCACGGTGGGCTTCGACCTCGACATGACACTGATCGACGCGCGGCCGGGCATGGAGGCGGCGATGAACAGGCTCGGCGTCGAGGCCGGCCTGCCGCTCGACGGCGCGGCGTTCGCGGCCAACCTCGGCCCGCCGCTCGACGACGCCCTGCGCGGCTTCGAGGCGCCCGAAGAACGCATCCCGGGCCTGATCGACCGGTTCCGCGCGCTGTACCCGGACATGGTCGTGCCGAGCACGGTCGCGCTGCCGGGCGCGGCCGAGTCGCTGCGCGCGGTCCGGGCCGCGGGCGGGCGCACGCTCGTCGTCACCGGCAAGTACGCGCCCAACGCGCAGCTGCACGTGGACGCGCTCGGCCTGGACGTCGACGAGGTCGTCGGCGAGCTGTGGTCGACGCGGAAGGCCGAGGCGCTGCTGGCGCACGATGCGCGCGTGTATGTCGGAGATCACGCCGGCGACGTCCGGGGCGCGCTCGCCGCCGGGGCGATCCCGGTCGGCGTCACGACGGGTCCGTGCGATCGCGCCCTGCTGCTGCGCGAGGGTGCCGAAGTGGTGTTCGACTCGCTGACGGAGTTCCCCGACTGGTTCGAACGGACCTTCGCCGGGAGCGTGGTGCCCTGA
- a CDS encoding TetR/AcrR family transcriptional regulator yields the protein MTSFTDRTKASLREALLDAAGDLLPDRGYAALRMADVAARAGVSRQTVYNEFGNKAALAQAVALRTAAEFLDGIRQRFETADGLLAGIHRGVVYTIEHARENRLVAAALGTEAGEDLLPLLTTKGEPILTAAAELAAEHYLELEPGLSAESAALLAETVVRLSLSHLVLPTHTATEAADAVTAVMEPAIRHFVP from the coding sequence GTGACCAGCTTCACTGACCGGACCAAGGCGTCCCTGCGCGAAGCGCTGCTCGACGCGGCCGGGGACCTGCTGCCGGACCGGGGTTACGCGGCGCTGCGGATGGCCGACGTCGCGGCCCGGGCCGGGGTGAGCAGGCAGACCGTCTACAACGAGTTCGGCAACAAGGCGGCGCTGGCCCAGGCGGTGGCGCTGCGCACCGCGGCGGAGTTCCTCGACGGGATCCGGCAGCGGTTCGAGACGGCGGACGGCCTGCTGGCCGGCATCCACCGCGGCGTCGTCTACACGATCGAGCACGCGCGGGAGAACCGCCTGGTCGCGGCGGCGCTCGGCACCGAAGCCGGCGAAGACCTGCTTCCCCTGCTGACCACCAAGGGCGAGCCGATCCTGACCGCGGCCGCCGAACTGGCGGCCGAGCACTACCTCGAACTGGAGCCGGGGCTGTCGGCCGAGTCCGCCGCCCTGCTCGCGGAGACCGTCGTGCGGCTTTCGCTGTCGCACCTCGTGCTCCCCACGCACACGGCGACGGAGGCGGCCGACGCCGTCACCGCCGTCATGGAACCCGCCATCCGGCACTTCGTCCCCTGA
- a CDS encoding glutaminyl-peptide cyclotransferase: MRTPILTTLLLAAALGGCAGTPATPSGPEQLTVQVVSTLPHDPAAFTEGLEFAGSTLYESTGLAGRSQLTAGPAGGPANQRANLPSPLFGEGVTILGPTLWQLTWQDGFAIERDTKTLAELRRVPFQGEGWGLCHQDNGRLVMSNGSSWLTFRDPKTFAVTGTVDVGRDQLNELECVGDDVYANVWHTDTILRIDAATGHVTATIDAGQLRAQAKVTDPEAVLNGIAAVPGTDEFLLAGKQWPVTFRVRFVPPTHG; this comes from the coding sequence GTGCGCACGCCGATCCTCACCACGCTGCTGCTGGCCGCCGCGCTCGGCGGCTGCGCGGGCACTCCCGCCACGCCGTCCGGCCCGGAACAACTCACGGTCCAGGTGGTCTCGACGCTGCCGCACGACCCCGCCGCGTTCACCGAAGGCCTCGAGTTCGCGGGCAGCACGCTCTACGAAAGCACCGGCCTCGCCGGCCGGTCGCAGCTGACCGCCGGACCCGCCGGCGGACCCGCCAACCAGCGAGCCAACCTGCCGTCGCCGCTGTTCGGCGAGGGCGTCACGATCCTCGGCCCGACGCTCTGGCAGCTCACCTGGCAGGACGGCTTCGCGATCGAACGCGACACGAAGACCCTCGCCGAGCTGCGGCGGGTGCCGTTCCAGGGCGAGGGCTGGGGGCTGTGCCACCAGGACAACGGCCGGCTGGTGATGAGCAACGGCTCCTCGTGGCTGACCTTCCGCGACCCGAAGACCTTCGCCGTGACCGGCACTGTCGACGTCGGCCGCGACCAGCTCAACGAACTGGAGTGCGTCGGCGACGACGTCTACGCAAACGTTTGGCACACCGACACCATCCTGCGGATCGACGCCGCCACCGGGCACGTCACCGCGACGATCGACGCAGGTCAGCTGCGTGCGCAGGCGAAGGTGACCGACCCGGAAGCCGTGCTCAACGGGATCGCCGCCGTCCCGGGGACCGACGAGTTCCTGCTGGCCGGCAAGCAGTGGCCGGTCACGTTCCGGGTGAGGTTCGTCCCGCCAACGCACGGATGA
- a CDS encoding DUF2997 domain-containing protein has translation MTVTIAKDGSISAETHGVTGSKCLDYIPLLEDLLGAETETSEFTEDYRRTSAQAENTASQQQTQWNS, from the coding sequence GTGACCGTGACCATCGCCAAGGACGGCTCGATCAGCGCCGAAACCCACGGCGTGACCGGCTCGAAGTGCCTCGACTACATCCCGCTGCTGGAGGACCTGCTCGGCGCGGAGACGGAGACGTCGGAGTTCACCGAGGACTACCGGCGCACGTCCGCGCAGGCGGAGAACACGGCTTCGCAGCAGCAGACGCAATGGAACTCCTGA
- a CDS encoding MFS transporter: MALFGSRSGSDGARTGRSGQRGRKSKRRWTPEPGAAQARSWRDAAPTRADRPAANPTRVDRAAAPPANPTRVDRPAAPPANPARVDPQYAERPQPPRQEPPRQAPPRREPPGGYYDQAPRVPDANEAPTAAAPTGHRPPPPPRGARPYPAHDPNRADPNRTEQVRREPAPPGSFYQGEYHPGSGEYEHYDTGGYAGEPRPPEPEPVPREEPRTPGGTPKLPKKITVTRVAAMRGRQLTGQAVGAFQRATKADGAEKSGLTSLTYAVMLNYASDAAMAIALANTLFFAATSGESKGKVALYLLITIAPFALVAPVIGPALDKVQRGRRLAMCASSVGQGLMAVVMALHFDDWLLYPAALGMMVLSKSFTVLKAAVTPRVLPSEITLSKTNARLTTFGLIAAGTFGALASGINAITGSAGALWFTALICVAAAVQSMRIPAWVEATEGEVPTSLSAHPTEKKRRQPLGRHIVVALWGNGSVRVLTGFLMMFAAFAVKAQTEGTGHTPFMQLLLLGVIGVAAGAGGFLGNALGSRLSFGSPDQVIVACVASCVLAALVATVLPGLATAAIVGLVGATASALAKISLDAVIQEDLPEESRASAFGRSETVLQLAWCLGGGAGLLLPPTYWIGFLVITVVLAVGLTQTYLVRRGGSLVPGLGGDRPLRPEPTGSFPAQGLPGDPRARR; the protein is encoded by the coding sequence GTGGCACTCTTCGGCTCCCGCTCCGGCTCCGACGGCGCACGCACCGGCCGGTCGGGTCAGCGCGGCCGGAAGAGCAAGCGACGCTGGACGCCGGAACCGGGCGCGGCCCAGGCCCGCTCCTGGCGGGACGCCGCGCCGACACGCGCCGACCGCCCGGCCGCCAACCCCACCCGGGTCGACCGCGCCGCGGCCCCGCCCGCGAACCCCACTCGCGTCGACCGCCCCGCGGCGCCGCCCGCGAACCCGGCCCGCGTCGATCCCCAGTACGCGGAACGACCCCAGCCGCCCCGGCAAGAGCCACCCCGCCAGGCGCCGCCCCGGCGCGAGCCGCCGGGTGGGTACTACGACCAGGCACCCCGCGTCCCGGACGCGAACGAGGCCCCGACCGCCGCCGCGCCGACCGGGCACCGGCCACCGCCACCGCCGCGTGGCGCCCGGCCGTACCCGGCTCACGACCCGAACCGCGCCGACCCGAACCGCACCGAGCAGGTCCGCCGCGAGCCGGCCCCGCCGGGCAGCTTCTACCAGGGCGAATACCACCCGGGCAGCGGCGAGTACGAGCACTACGACACCGGTGGTTACGCGGGCGAGCCGCGCCCGCCCGAGCCCGAACCGGTGCCCCGGGAAGAGCCGCGCACTCCCGGCGGCACGCCGAAGCTGCCGAAGAAGATCACCGTCACGCGCGTGGCGGCGATGCGCGGGCGGCAGCTGACCGGCCAGGCCGTCGGCGCCTTCCAGCGCGCGACGAAGGCCGACGGCGCCGAGAAGTCCGGCCTCACCTCGCTGACCTACGCCGTGATGCTGAACTACGCCAGCGACGCGGCGATGGCGATCGCGCTGGCCAACACCCTGTTCTTCGCCGCGACCAGCGGCGAGAGCAAGGGCAAGGTGGCGCTCTACCTGCTCATCACGATCGCGCCGTTCGCGCTGGTCGCGCCGGTGATCGGGCCCGCGCTCGACAAGGTGCAGCGCGGCCGTCGGCTGGCGATGTGCGCGTCGTCGGTCGGCCAGGGCCTGATGGCCGTCGTGATGGCGCTGCACTTCGACGACTGGCTGCTCTACCCGGCCGCGCTCGGGATGATGGTGCTCTCGAAGTCGTTCACCGTGCTCAAGGCCGCGGTGACGCCGCGGGTGCTGCCGTCCGAGATCACGCTGTCCAAGACGAACGCCCGGCTGACCACGTTCGGCCTGATCGCCGCGGGCACGTTCGGCGCCCTGGCCAGCGGCATCAACGCCATCACCGGCTCGGCGGGCGCGCTGTGGTTCACGGCGCTGATCTGCGTCGCCGCGGCCGTGCAGTCGATGCGGATCCCGGCCTGGGTCGAGGCGACCGAGGGCGAGGTCCCGACGTCGCTTTCGGCGCACCCGACCGAGAAGAAACGACGTCAGCCGCTGGGCCGCCACATCGTCGTCGCGCTGTGGGGCAACGGCTCGGTGCGCGTGCTCACCGGCTTCCTGATGATGTTCGCCGCGTTCGCGGTGAAGGCCCAGACCGAGGGCACCGGGCACACCCCGTTCATGCAGCTGCTGCTGCTGGGCGTGATCGGCGTCGCGGCCGGGGCCGGCGGGTTCCTCGGCAACGCGCTGGGCTCGCGGCTGAGCTTCGGTTCGCCGGACCAGGTGATCGTCGCGTGCGTGGCGAGCTGCGTGCTGGCCGCGCTGGTGGCGACCGTGCTGCCCGGCTTGGCGACGGCGGCGATCGTCGGCCTGGTCGGCGCGACGGCCAGCGCGCTGGCGAAGATCAGCCTCGACGCCGTGATCCAGGAGGACCTGCCCGAGGAGTCGCGCGCGTCGGCGTTCGGCCGCTCGGAGACCGTGCTGCAGCTGGCGTGGTGCCTCGGTGGCGGCGCCGGCCTGCTGCTGCCGCCGACTTACTGGATCGGCTTCCTGGTGATCACGGTCGTCCTGGCCGTCGGCCTGACCCAGACCTACCTGGTGCGCCGCGGCGGTTCGCTCGTGCCGGGCCTGGGCGGTGACCGCCCGCTGCGCCCCGAGCCGACCGGCAGCTTCCCGGCCCAGGGCCTGCCCGGGGACCCGCGGGCCCGCCGGTAG
- a CDS encoding AAA family ATPase has product MTGQGFRDELTQLLQARYPLLVVETHEEQRVVREIRAVAEDSARLRTPRRVYVWSSTTGLAPAGGPPIADTRTASAALERVYGWGEPAVFVFADLHPSLVSEGGHRPDPEVVRRLRELAAAFKTRPVPLSLILVSPSLPVPPELEHDATVVEFPLPDRQQIGELLDGMVAAHRQHVRISIDRDDRDMIVAAARGLTLPEAENAFARALVEGGGLDPSDLELILAEKRQAVRRSGMLDIVPAETGFDAVGGLDRLKRWLTKRTGTWTPAAAAYNLAAPKGLLLSGVPGCGKSLSAVCVANMWRLPLLRLDLGRVFAGLVGSSEKNMRTVIRTAEGIAPCVLWVDEIEKGLAGAGGGGDGGTARRVFGTFLSWMQEKTAPVFVMATANQVDSLPPEFLRKGRFDEIFFVDLPSTPERTAIWRIHLNKRVTDDFVRSELKVDDALYAELADVSAGYSGAEIEQAVLSGLVDAFAEKRPLRRDDLVRAVKSTVPLSVTQADEILAIRQWAETRAVAATDNDVDHTAAETIAAPPRPEPSRGRAIDV; this is encoded by the coding sequence ATGACCGGCCAGGGGTTTCGCGACGAGCTGACCCAGTTGCTGCAGGCGCGCTACCCGCTGCTGGTCGTCGAAACGCACGAAGAGCAGCGGGTGGTGCGGGAGATCCGCGCGGTCGCGGAGGACAGCGCCCGGCTGCGCACGCCGCGGCGGGTGTACGTCTGGTCGTCGACCACCGGGCTGGCCCCGGCGGGCGGCCCGCCGATCGCCGACACGCGCACCGCGTCCGCCGCGCTGGAGCGGGTCTACGGCTGGGGTGAGCCCGCTGTGTTCGTCTTCGCCGACCTGCACCCATCGCTGGTTTCCGAGGGCGGGCACCGGCCCGACCCCGAGGTCGTGCGGCGGTTGCGCGAGCTGGCGGCCGCGTTCAAGACCCGGCCGGTGCCGCTGAGCCTGATCCTCGTGTCGCCGTCGCTGCCCGTGCCGCCGGAGCTGGAGCACGACGCCACGGTCGTCGAGTTCCCGCTGCCCGACCGGCAGCAGATCGGCGAGCTGCTCGACGGCATGGTCGCCGCGCACCGCCAGCACGTCCGGATCAGCATCGACCGGGACGACCGCGACATGATCGTCGCCGCCGCGCGCGGGCTGACGCTGCCGGAGGCCGAGAACGCGTTCGCCAGGGCGCTGGTCGAGGGCGGCGGCCTCGACCCCAGCGACCTCGAGCTGATCCTCGCCGAGAAACGCCAGGCCGTGCGCCGGTCCGGGATGCTCGACATCGTCCCGGCGGAGACGGGCTTCGACGCCGTCGGCGGCCTCGACCGGCTCAAGCGCTGGCTGACCAAGCGCACCGGCACCTGGACGCCCGCCGCGGCCGCCTACAACCTGGCCGCGCCGAAGGGGCTGCTGCTGTCCGGCGTCCCCGGCTGCGGCAAGAGCCTGTCCGCGGTGTGCGTCGCGAACATGTGGCGGCTGCCGCTGCTGCGCCTGGACCTGGGCCGGGTCTTCGCCGGCCTGGTCGGCTCCAGCGAGAAGAACATGCGCACGGTCATCCGCACCGCCGAGGGCATCGCGCCCTGCGTGCTGTGGGTCGACGAGATCGAGAAGGGCCTCGCCGGCGCGGGCGGCGGTGGCGACGGCGGCACCGCGCGGCGCGTGTTCGGCACGTTCCTGTCCTGGATGCAGGAGAAGACCGCGCCGGTGTTCGTGATGGCGACAGCGAACCAGGTCGATTCGCTGCCCCCGGAGTTCCTGCGCAAGGGCCGGTTCGACGAGATCTTCTTCGTCGACCTGCCCTCGACGCCGGAGCGCACCGCGATCTGGCGGATCCACCTCAACAAGCGCGTCACCGACGACTTCGTGCGCAGCGAGCTGAAGGTGGACGACGCGCTGTACGCCGAGCTCGCCGACGTCAGCGCGGGCTACAGCGGCGCGGAGATCGAGCAGGCCGTGCTGTCCGGGCTCGTCGACGCGTTCGCCGAGAAGCGCCCGCTGCGGCGGGACGACCTGGTGCGAGCGGTGAAGTCCACCGTGCCGCTGTCGGTCACGCAGGCCGACGAGATCCTGGCCATCCGGCAGTGGGCGGAGACCCGCGCGGTGGCCGCCACGGACAACGACGTCGATCACACCGCCGCGGAGACCATCGCGGCGCCGCCACGACCGGAGCCATCGAGGGGAAGGGCGATCGACGTATGA
- a CDS encoding DUF2771 family protein gives MRRSRVVALLAAGGFAVAGCSAPGPAEVTFYADGHTINTTPVLTCDYSQQLAQPCSANGQTQTLRIRPGKPVQVSVPGEVADAPWQIVYEYVTPQGEFKQSDPIPFTSLDRYAYTVTPPTPADRISAVDVQRYTAVLRADTGESGLLPSDVWGLRLDQPQA, from the coding sequence ATGCGACGTTCCCGGGTGGTGGCCCTGCTTGCGGCCGGTGGGTTCGCGGTGGCCGGCTGCTCGGCGCCCGGCCCGGCCGAGGTCACCTTCTACGCCGACGGCCACACCATCAACACCACGCCGGTGCTGACGTGCGACTACTCGCAGCAGCTCGCGCAGCCGTGCAGCGCCAACGGCCAGACGCAGACGCTCCGCATCCGGCCGGGCAAGCCGGTGCAGGTCTCGGTGCCCGGCGAGGTCGCGGACGCGCCGTGGCAGATCGTCTACGAGTACGTGACCCCGCAGGGCGAGTTCAAGCAGAGCGACCCGATCCCGTTCACCTCGCTGGACCGCTACGCGTACACGGTCACGCCGCCGACGCCCGCCGACCGCATCTCGGCGGTCGACGTCCAGCGGTACACGGCCGTGCTGCGCGCGGACACCGGCGAGTCGGGCCTGCTGCCCAGCGACGTCTGGGGCCTGCGGCTCGACCAGCCGCAGGCGTGA
- a CDS encoding R2-like ligand-binding oxidase, with translation MTDTLPELRTGFSSLRKGGLNWDSFPLRLFVKGNKKFWNPADLDFSREREGWDTLNPEQQRSTTYLVAQFIAGEEAVTEDIQPFMRAMSATGRFGDEMYLTQFCFEEAKHTEVFRRWMDAVGLTEDLHPYVAENPHYRKLFYEELPQSLRALEDDPSPLNQIRASVTYNHVIEGSLALTGYYSWQLICTQQNILPGMQELVRRIGDDERRHMAWGTFTCRRHVAADDSLWDAVQQRMGELLPHALDMIQWVQDQFEEVPFDNDPEEIIQYAADRAQRRLGAIESARGMPVEQIDLDYSPEQLEDTFGEEDEKAIAEAAAAVS, from the coding sequence ATGACCGACACGCTCCCGGAGTTGCGGACCGGCTTCTCCTCACTGCGCAAGGGCGGCCTGAACTGGGACTCGTTCCCGCTGCGGCTGTTCGTCAAGGGCAACAAGAAGTTCTGGAACCCGGCGGACCTCGACTTCAGCCGCGAACGCGAAGGCTGGGACACGCTCAACCCCGAACAGCAACGAAGCACGACGTACCTGGTCGCGCAGTTCATCGCGGGCGAAGAAGCCGTCACCGAGGACATCCAGCCGTTCATGCGGGCGATGTCGGCGACCGGCCGGTTCGGCGACGAGATGTACCTGACGCAGTTCTGCTTCGAGGAAGCCAAGCACACGGAAGTGTTCCGGCGCTGGATGGACGCCGTCGGGCTGACCGAGGACCTGCACCCGTACGTCGCCGAAAACCCGCACTACCGCAAGCTGTTCTACGAAGAGCTGCCGCAGTCGTTGCGGGCGCTGGAGGACGATCCCAGCCCGCTCAACCAGATCCGGGCGAGCGTGACGTACAACCACGTCATCGAGGGCAGCCTCGCGCTGACGGGGTACTACTCGTGGCAGCTGATCTGCACCCAGCAGAACATCCTGCCGGGCATGCAGGAACTGGTCCGCCGCATCGGCGACGACGAACGCCGCCACATGGCGTGGGGCACGTTCACCTGCCGGCGGCACGTCGCCGCGGACGACTCGCTGTGGGACGCGGTGCAGCAGCGGATGGGCGAGCTGCTCCCCCACGCGCTCGACATGATCCAGTGGGTGCAGGACCAGTTCGAAGAAGTGCCGTTCGACAACGACCCGGAGGAGATCATCCAGTACGCGGCGGACCGCGCGCAGCGACGGCTGGGCGCGATCGAGTCGGCGCGAGGGATGCCGGTCGAGCAGATCGACCTGGACTACTCGCCGGAACAGCTGGAAGACACGTTCGGCGAGGAAGACGAGAAGGCGATTGCCGAGGCTGCGGCCGCCGTTTCCTGA
- a CDS encoding AMP-binding protein, protein MPDAPARPSYASGISEVPLLGDTIGDNFDRTVAAHGDRDALVDRFAGRRWTYRELAAEVNALALGLVAQGIGKGDRVGIWSPNRAEWTFLQYATAKIGAILVNINPAYRSHELEYVLNQAGIRLLVASDKFKTSDYPAMVEEVREKCARLEHVVLLGGESWQALMDAGRRGDPAALAEKQAALSADDPINIQYTSGTTGFPKGATLSHHNILNNGYFVGELCNYTEHDKVCIPVPFYHCFGMVMGNLACTSHGACMVIPAPAFDPKATLEAVAAERCTSLYGVPTMFIAELNHPDFASFDLSSLRTGIMAGSPCPVEVMKQVIDRMGMAEVSICYGMTETSPVSTQTRSDDSVERRVSTVGRVGPHLESKVVDPETGLTVPRGVPGELCTRGYSVMLGYWEQPDKTAEAIDAARWMHTGDLAVMDDDGYVNITGRIKDMVIRGGENLYPREIEEFLYTHPDILDAQVIGVPDEKYGEELMAWVQMREGASPLTSEKVREFCEGKLARYKIPRYVHLVDEFPMTVTGKVRKVEMREKSITLLGLESAAAAKHA, encoded by the coding sequence ATGCCTGACGCGCCCGCCCGGCCGAGCTACGCCTCGGGGATCTCCGAGGTCCCGCTGCTCGGGGACACCATCGGCGACAACTTCGATCGGACGGTGGCGGCGCACGGCGACCGGGACGCCCTGGTCGACCGGTTCGCCGGCCGCCGGTGGACCTACCGCGAGCTGGCCGCCGAGGTGAACGCGCTGGCGCTGGGCCTGGTGGCGCAGGGCATCGGCAAGGGCGACCGGGTCGGCATCTGGTCGCCGAACCGGGCCGAGTGGACGTTCCTGCAGTACGCGACGGCCAAGATCGGCGCGATCCTGGTCAACATCAACCCGGCCTATCGGTCGCACGAGCTGGAGTACGTGCTCAACCAGGCCGGGATCCGGCTGCTGGTTGCGTCGGACAAGTTCAAGACGTCCGACTACCCCGCGATGGTCGAGGAAGTGCGCGAGAAGTGCGCGCGGCTGGAGCACGTCGTGCTGCTCGGCGGCGAGAGCTGGCAGGCGCTGATGGACGCCGGCCGGCGGGGCGACCCGGCCGCGCTGGCCGAAAAGCAGGCCGCGCTCTCGGCCGACGACCCGATCAACATCCAGTACACGTCGGGCACGACCGGCTTCCCGAAGGGCGCCACCCTCAGCCACCACAACATCCTCAACAACGGCTACTTCGTCGGCGAGCTCTGCAACTACACCGAACACGACAAAGTCTGCATCCCGGTGCCCTTCTACCACTGCTTCGGCATGGTGATGGGCAACCTGGCCTGCACCAGCCACGGCGCGTGCATGGTCATCCCGGCGCCGGCGTTCGACCCGAAGGCGACGCTCGAAGCCGTCGCCGCCGAGCGGTGCACGTCGCTCTACGGCGTGCCGACGATGTTCATCGCCGAGCTGAACCACCCGGACTTCGCGAGCTTCGACCTGTCGTCGCTGCGCACCGGCATCATGGCGGGCTCGCCGTGCCCGGTCGAGGTGATGAAGCAGGTCATCGACCGGATGGGGATGGCCGAGGTGTCCATTTGCTACGGCATGACCGAGACGTCCCCGGTGTCGACGCAGACGCGCTCGGACGACTCGGTCGAGCGCCGCGTCTCGACGGTCGGGCGGGTCGGGCCGCACCTGGAGAGCAAGGTCGTCGACCCGGAGACCGGGCTGACCGTGCCGCGCGGCGTTCCGGGTGAGCTGTGCACGCGCGGGTATTCGGTGATGCTCGGGTACTGGGAGCAGCCGGACAAGACGGCCGAGGCGATCGACGCGGCCCGCTGGATGCACACCGGCGACCTGGCGGTCATGGACGACGACGGCTACGTCAACATCACCGGCCGCATCAAGGACATGGTCATCCGCGGCGGCGAGAACCTGTACCCGCGCGAGATCGAGGAGTTCCTGTACACGCACCCGGACATCCTCGACGCGCAGGTCATCGGCGTCCCGGACGAGAAGTACGGCGAAGAGCTGATGGCGTGGGTCCAGATGCGCGAAGGCGCTTCGCCGTTGACCTCGGAGAAGGTGCGTGAGTTCTGCGAAGGCAAGCTCGCGCGCTACAAGATCCCGCGGTACGTGCACCTCGTCGACGAGTTCCCGATGACGGTGACGGGCAAGGTCCGCAAGGTCGAGATGCGCGAGAAGTCGATCACGTTGCTGGGCTTGGAGTCCGCGGCGGCCGCGAAGCACGCCTAA